A region of Lycium barbarum isolate Lr01 chromosome 3, ASM1917538v2, whole genome shotgun sequence DNA encodes the following proteins:
- the LOC132629753 gene encoding uncharacterized protein LOC132629753 yields MTKLPIAPMPPTPPKIYRVEPLNFKEAVQMLTAAPEFQSVSNNSIFSFDSGSGSGSISVSGSFNSRRLQDVAPPPLDLSPVSLQRNNGNNNIVAQWREFLRPSSTSSNNQVESITEAYNDSTNEAQEISHVTHQIQSENYFGSCSPLANFPLSPASFAWCSSILLSPSKLTSPSAVQII; encoded by the coding sequence ATGACCAAACTACCAATTGCTCCAATGCCACCAACACCTCCTAAAATTTATAGAGTCGAACCTCTTAATTTCAAGGAAGCTGTCCAAATGCTCACCGCAGCTCCCGAGTTTCAATCTGTCTCCAATAATTCTATCTTTAGTTTTGATTCTGGTTCTGGCTCTGGCTCTATCTCTGTCTCCGGTTCTTTCAATTCGAGGCGTCTACAAGATGTCGCTCCTCCTCCACTTGATCTCTCACCGGTTTCATTACAAAGAAATAATGGAAACAATAATATTGTTGCACAATGGCGAGAATTCCTGCGTCCTTCTTCTACTTCATCGAACAACCAAGTTGAATCAATTACCGAGGCCTACAATGACTCAACAAATGAAGCACAAGAAATATCACACGTAACGCATCAAATTCAATCAGAAAATTATTTTGGGTCGTGCAGTCCGCTAGCTAATTTCCCTCTATCGCCTGCTTCTTTTGCATGGTGTTCGTCTATTCTTCTCAGCCCTAGCAAGCTTACTTCACCAAGCGCGGTTCAAATCATTTGA